A single genomic interval of Prionailurus viverrinus isolate Anna chromosome A2, UM_Priviv_1.0, whole genome shotgun sequence harbors:
- the S1PR2 gene encoding sphingosine 1-phosphate receptor 2, whose protein sequence is MGSLYSEYLSPSKVLEHYNYTKETLDTQETTSRWVALAIIVLICFTIVVENLMVLIAVARNSKFHSAMYLFLGNLAASDLLTGVAFVANTLLSGPVTLGLTPLEWFAREGSAFITLSASVFSLLAIAIERHVAIAKVKLYGSDKSCRMLLLIVASWLISLVLGGLPILGWNCLGHLEACSTVLPLYTKHYVLCVVTIFSVILLAIVALYVRIYCVVRSSHVDVTGPQTLALLKTVTIVLGVFIVCWLPAFSILLLDYACPVRSCPVLYKAHYFFAFATLNSLLNPIIYTWRSRDLRREVLRPLQCCRRAAGVQGRRGGTPGHRLLPLRSSSSLERGTHMPTSPTFLEGNTMV, encoded by the coding sequence ATGGGCAGCCTGTACTCAGAGTACCTAAGCCCCAGCAAGGTCCTGGAACACTATAATTACACCAAGGAGACGCTGGACACTCAGGAGACCACCTCCCGCTGGGTGGCGTTGGCCATCATCGTCCTCATCTGCTTCACCATCGTGGTGGAGAACCTGATGGTGCTCATTGCTGTCGCTCGCAACAGCAAGTTCCACTCGGCCATGTACCTGTTCCTGGGCAACCTAGCCGCCTCGGACCTGCTGACAGGTGTGGCCTTTGTAGCCAATACCTTGCTCTCAGGCCCCGTCACGCTGGGGCTGACCCCTTTGGAGTGGTTTGCCCGAGAGGGCTCTGCCTTCATCACGCTTTCCGCCTCCGTCTTCAGCCTCCTGGCCATTGCCATTGAGCGGCACGTGGCCATCGCCAAGGTCAAGCTCTACGGCAGCGACAAGAGCTGCCGCATGCTGCTGCTCATCGTGGCCTCGTGGCTCATCTCGCTTGTTCTCGGAGGCCTGCCCATCCTGGGCTGGAACTGCCTGGGCCATCTCGAGGCCTGTTCCACCGTGCTGCCGCTTTATACCAAGCACTATGTGCTCTGCGTGGTGACCATCTTCTCCGTCATCTTACTGGCCATCGTCGCTCTGTACGTCCGCATCTACTGCGTGGTCCGCTCCAGCCACGTCGACGTGACCGGCCCACAGACGCTGGCCCTGCTCAAGACGGTCACCATCGTGCTGGGTGTCTTCATCGTCTGCTGGCTGCCTGCCTTTAGCATCCTGCTCCTGGACTATGCCTGTCCCGTCCGGTCCTGCCCCGTCCTCTACAAGGCCCACTACTTCTTTGCCTTTGCCACCCTGAACTCGCTGCTCAACCCCATCATCTACACATGGCGCAGCCGGGACCTGCGGCGGGAGGTACTGCGGCCGCTGCAGTGCtgccggcgggcggcgggcgtTCAAGGGCGGCGGGGCGGGACCCCGGGCCATCGCCTCCTGCCTCTCCGCAGCTCCAGCTCGCTAGAGAGGGGCACACACATGCCCACGTCGCCCACGTTTCTGGAGGGCAACACGATGGTCTGA